The Spirochaetota bacterium genomic sequence CACGAATTATTCGTGGTTATTCGTGCAATTCGTGTCTATCCCTCTTAATTTGGCGGCGATCGATCAGAACATTTCACTGCAAAAAAAAACACTCGCCGCGCAAGCTATGCGCAAGCGCTGTATTCACAATTTCTATTTTCTATTGTAGTATGGGGGAGAGACAACAATGGTAAGGAAATATCATGGCCGAGCTCGATGAACCGATACTGAACTATACGAAACAGGATTATGTCTCGCTCCCGCATGACGCGACCATATCCCGTGCGCTCGCCGGGCTCCGCACGAAGAAGCTCCCCGGAAAGATAGTGTATTTCTATGTCCTCGATGCCCATAAGCGGCTTACCGGCATCGTATCGACACGGTCGCTTTTGACGAGCAAACCTGATGCCCGTGTACGTGATATCATCGAGCCGTCGATAATATCGCTCCCGCATACGGCGAGCGTTTCGGATGCCTGCGAATTCTTCATCATGTACCGGTTCCTCGCATTCCCCGTCATCGATTCGCACGGCAGGATGCTCGGTGTCGTCGATGTGAACCTGTTCTCCGACGAAATATTCGAATTGACCGATCGCGAGGCGCGCGAGAACGTGTTCCAGCTCATCGGCGTCACCGCCGACGAACGCAGGCACCGGAACATCTTTCGCTCGTTCACCGCGCGTTTTCCGTGGCTTATCTCGACCATCGCGGGCGGTGTCATCTGCGCCGTCATCGCCAATGCGTATCATGCGACGCTTTCTGCATACCTTATCATCGCGCTTTTTCTGCCGCTCGTGCTTGCGCTTGCCGAGAGCATCGGCATTCAGTCCATGACGCTTGCGCTCGCCGGTCTCAGGAAGAAGAAATCGTTCGGGGAGACGGCGTTCACGGTCGCGCGGGAGACGATGACGGCGTTCACGGTAGGCATCGCATCGGCGCTGGTGGTCGCGGTATTCCTTTTTCTCTGGAAACATGACGCCGCGGCATCCGTAGTGATGCTTGCAAGCATCACGCTCGCCATGCTGACGGCGGCGGCGTTCGGTGCGGTGGTGCCTCGCCTTGTCCATGCATTCGGCAAGGACCCTTCCATCGCGGCCGGTCCGCTTACGCTCGCGCTCGGCGATGTAATGGCGCTCCTCTATTATTTCACCATTGCACGGGCGATATTCTCGCTCGGATGAGGATGATTTTGCCGCGCTGCTTGACATACTCTGCGATAGTAGTATCATCGCACGCATATTCGGGGCAACACCCCGGCCGGTATCATTGGTATCGGAAATTTTCAGGAGGTATCTCTATGAAGCATCTCATCATGATGCTTTCGACGGTGGTCCTTGCGGGCGCTTTTGCGTTCGCAGCGGATGCCGCGAAAGCCGCTCCGACAGCCAAGGCTGATGCCAAGGCAGCAGTTGCGAAGACGGAAGTGAAGGCTGTTGCGAAGGCCGTCACGACGAAGACCGAGGTCAAGGAAGTTGCGAAGGTCTGCCCGGTCTGTGAAAAGAAAGGCATGAAAGAGTGCACGCATGTCAAGGCAGAAGCCGCAAAGGTCTGCCCGGGCTGCGCGAAGAAAGGCATGAAGGAATGCGCACACGTCAAAGCACCGGCGAAGACGGACGCGAAAGAAACGAAAAAAGACGCAACGAAGAAATAGTATATCGTTCCTGTCTGAAAGCCTCCGCGGCAACGCGGGGGCTTTTTTTAAAGAACTATCTGTGTGCCTACTTCGATGACGCGCCCCGGCGGTATGCCGAAATAATCGATGGCGGATTCGGCGTTGCGGTGCATGAAACGGAAGAGCTTACGCGGCCAGCGCGCGGAGCCCGGCTTATCGCTTATGCCGATGCTCACCCTGCCGACATAGAAACTTATCTGCTGGGCGTCGAGCGAGAACCCGTTCTTATTGCAGAGATCTATCACCTCGTCTATCTTCGGGGATTCCATGTATCCGAAGCGTGTCCGGATCTCGACGAATCCCTCGGTGTAGCGGGTTATCGTAAGCCGCTCGCCCGGGTCGATGGAGGGCACTTTCTCGAAACCGATTGAAAGCATTATCACCGTCTCATGCAGTATCCTGTTGTGCTTGAGATGATGCAGAAGCACGGAGAGCTTGTTCTTGAGATTGCCTATCATGAACACGGCGGTGCCGGGAATGCGCACGACATCATACTGCTTCTTCGCGAGCCCCATGAGAAAATTGTCGAACGGCACGCTCCCGGCCGACATGATGCGATGTATCTCCGTGCTGCCGCGTTTCCATGTCTGCATGAGCGTGAAGAACACTATCGCCGCTATGATGGGGAACCAGCCGCCGTTGGCCACCTTGTAGACGTTTGCGGAAAAGAACGACAGATCGACGATGAAGAATTCGATACAGACCATGAGCGTAAGCATGAGCGGCCATTTCCAGACCTGCCGTGAGAGCACGGTAAAGAGAATGCTGGTACAGGTCATGGTGCCCATGACGGAAATGCCGTATGCCGCGGCAAGATTGCTCGATGACTTGAAGAAGAGCACGAGGAATACGCAGGCGAACATGAGGGCGAAATTGACCGTGGGGATATAAATCTGACCGTGCATGGCGTAGGATGTGTGCACTATTTTCATCTTCGGGACATACCCGAGCTGCATGGCCTGCTGAACGAGCGAGAACGCGCCTGAGATAAGCGCTTGCGAAGCGATGATGGCGGCTATCGTTGCGATCACGATGAGCGGGTAGAGCGCCCATGACGGTGCGAGATAATAAAAAGGGTTCGCCACTGCAGCTTCACCATGACGGAGTACGGCTGCCCCCTGTCCGAAGTAGTTTAGTATGAGCGATGGGAACACAAGGAACAACCAGGCAAAGCGTATCGGCGATTTCCCGAAGTGACCGAGGTCGGCATAGAGCGCCTCCGCCCCGGTTATCGCAAGCACGACAGCACCGAGCACAAGCGCGCCTGCGAGTTTGTGCGCCAGAAAGAACTGCACGGCGTAATACGGGTTGATCGCCCAGAGCACTTCCGGCGACTTGATGATGGAATTGACGCCGAGAACCCCGATCGCGAGGAACCAGATTATCATGAGCGGTCCGAAAATGATGCCGATAAAGCCCGTGCCGCGGCGCTGCAGGAGGAAGAGCCCGACGATAATGATGATGCATATCGGTATGACGAACGGCTTAAATCCTGCGGCAGCAGTTTCGAGGCCTTCCACGGCACCGAGCACGGTAATGGCAGGGGTTATCATCCCTTCGGCAAGAAGGAGCGTCATACCTACGAGGCCTACGACGACAATGGGCACGATCGCCTTTTTAATGTCACGGTTGGCTATGATGAGCGCGAGGAGCGACAGTATGCCGCCTTCACCCTGATTGTCCGCCCGCATGATGAAGATGACGTATTTCGATGTGACAACGAGGATAAGCGCCCAGAATATGAGCGATAGTATCCCGCAGACATCGGCATACGAGAATGAGAGACCGTAATGCGGGGCAAAGCATTCGCGGAGTGTGTAGAGCGGGGATGTCCCGATGTCGCCGAATACGACGCCTAGGGCGCCTATGGCGAGAGGGGCAATGCGTTTTCGTTCGGGCGTTTCCATGGGTGCTGATGTGCCGGGAATTGTACAGGCGGCGTCAAAAAATGCAAGGCAAAAAGCGTATCAGCGATGTTACTATCGGCTTGCACCGAGATAGGTACATGCCTTCGGCACCGGCTTCAGCTCGATGACCCCGGCAGTGTTCTTGTCAAAAACACCCGCTTCTTCCATAGCTTTCGCTATCGTATCGACCTGGGCCTGCGAAATGATAAGGTCGCTCATCTCACGAGCCGTCGAAGTATCGCTCCCCTTGCCGTCAAAACGGAGGTAGCGGAGCTTGCTTATCGTTGCGCCGGCAGCACCGACACCCATGGCAGCACGGACGAGATCGGAGGCGCGGCCTTCATTGCAGATAAGCGTGAAATTGACGAGGTCGCTCAGGAATTTGCGTTTATCGGTCGTTCCCGTTCCTGCGCTGCGTTTGCGCCATTCGGTATTGCCTTTGACATCATCGATCGCGGATATCATCTGCTCGATGCTCGCAGCATGTTTCTGCTTGCCGCGGAGTATCTTCGTGTTGAGCAGGCCTTTTGCGACCGGGTAGTTATAGATGAATCCCTTGCCCGGCTGATCGAGCTTGCCGGCGTCGATAAGTACGTTCATCACTTCATTGACATCCTGTTCGGCAACCGTTATATGTACGACGTCCTTTTCAGCAGGGATCGTTATGCGCAGAAGACCGAGTTTGTCGCGCAGTCCCGTACCTTCGCCGAAGGTGATGTTCGGGACGGAAAACCCCATATCGAGCGCTGCACGCACTATGGTGTCACCTTGGCCGCGCTGTACGATGCACGTTATGCCGGAAAGGCCTGTTGCCAGAGAATGGCCGTCGCCTTTCGCCGGTTGTGACGGATCGCCGGTACTGGCGATGTTTTCAGATACAACGCTGCCGCGGCCGGGTACGGTAAGATCTGCCGCATCGATCATCTTTTTTATGACCGCGTCCTCGCTTCCTTCCGCGACATTGCAGCGGAAGAGCTCCGACGGTTCTTCGTCCAGCTTCATTCCTGCACCGATGCCGAATATACCGTTCGTTTCCTTCAGCACAACAGCGCGCCCCGATTGGATGTGCACATCGGCGACACCGGCTTTCTTGAGCGCATCGACAACACGGCTGGATATCGTCTTATACACTTCGCAGGTTATTTGGGTCGTTTTCCTGGTCTGCATGATGTTCCCCTTACGCCGCTTTTACCGATTCGGTGAGCGCTGATTTTCGCTTCATGGTGACAACGAGCCCGACGATAAGAACCGACAGGATAGGCCAGGCGGATGCGAGAGCGAGAATGCCGAAACCTTCGACAACGCCTACCTGACTGCTGACGCCGAGACCCATGGCAAGAACGAGCGGCACCGTTACCGGGCCGGTGGTAACGCCGGCACTGTCCCAGCCGATATTGACGAAGTCCTCATTCGATATGATTGTGAGCACGACAAGGATCAAGTATGGCGGGACGAGCATCCAGATAAGCGGCCAATCGAATACGATCTTCACGACGCCGAAGGCTATGCCAACGCCAACACCTATGGCGACAGCCTGCATGAGGAGCGATTTCTTGAACGTTCCGACGGTCAATTCTTCTACGGTCGCACCGAGGGCATTAAGCGCGGGCTCTGCAAGTGTGGCCCCGTACCCCATCATGAACGCAAAGAAGAGCACCATTATCAGCCCGCCGACAAAGCCGAAGAGCGGGCCGCGTACCGGCGTGTATGAGTACTGCGATGTTGCCGCATCGAAATTGTTGGATTTGTACGGCGTCATCGCATAGGAACCCTTCGTCTTCTGATAGAAGAATTCGTGTACGGTCCCGTCCGGCGTTACCGCTTTGTTCACGATGGATGGATCGAAGTCACGGATGTTCTGTGTCTGCTCGGGCATCTCTATCGCTTTGAAGGAGGAGGGCAGTTTCGTTCCCACTTCGCTCCCCAGCCGCGAGAGGCCGAGCTCAATGCCGATATTGAAGAGCGACATGCCGATGACGGCAAGGAATATCCCGAGGAATATCTCATCGGCGCGTTTCATCTTTTCGCGCAGAACGAGCAGCAATACCAATACGAGGAACAGACTGAGCGGGAGAATGGCCTGCACAGCCCCGATACCGTTGCGGGTGAATATATCCTTCCAATTGAATGCGGGCGGAGCGTTCGCCAGCAAATGTTCTATCGCTTCTTTTACTTTTTCCGGCGTGCCGTATACCGCAAGCCGCTGTTCCTGACTGCCGCTCTTGAGAAGCCAGTCGGTGAAAACCGCAGTGCTTCCGAAACAGAGCGTGCGCATCGATTCATTCGTGCCGAGTTCGGCGACGTAATTCAGCATGTTCTTCGGATCGTCGTTGAAAGCGGCAAGCTGCGCCTTCGGGGAGGCGTTCTTAAGGCAATAGTTCCTCATTTCATTTTCACTGGTGAACAACGATGTCACTTTCGCACGATTATCCGCGCTGAAAAAAGCGACATCCTTCATCGGCAAGGGGACGCCGGGGAGGAACAGCATGCCGAGCCCCATGACGGCGAGAACGGGGAATGCCGATGCAAGCGTGACAACGCCGAAACCTCCGGCACCGCCGCTGTCGCCTTTTGAGGCAACACGCGATATGCCTATCCCGAGCGCGAGTACGAGAGGAACGGTGACCGGTCCGGTGGTCACACCGCCGCAGTCCCAGGCAAGACCGGTTACATAAATAAGGTTCGGCTCAAAGAAGGCCCATATCGAGATGCCGCCGCCGATGGCATAAAGAACATATATGAAGGGTTTAAGCGACCAATTGTACAGGAAGCGGAGCATGCCGAACATGACGGCAATGCCGACGCCGCCGCCGACCGCTGCGACAAGATAACCGGAATTTTTATTGAGAATGAGGAAGAGGAGAGGCGCATCCCATGCTTTAACCGATGATCCGGCCATTTTAAGAACGCCGATGGCCGGTTCGGCAAGCGTCGCACCGATACCGAGCAGGATAGCGAATATTAAAATGACCGGGAGAACGGTTTTCTGCGGGAGCTTTACGCCGCATATTTCGCCGAGCGGCATGAGGCCGAGGAAAAGCCCTTCCATGAACAGGGCGAGGCCTATGACCACAACGCCAATGCCGAAAGCTACGACGAGGGCGTGCGATATGGATACGCCGAGGATGAGGGTTTGGAAGAGAACGAGATAGACGACTATAAGCGATACGGATTTTATCTGATCGAGAACCTTTTTCCATGCATAGGGGCCGAGCATGTCGACGGTCTGCTTGAACGAGATCTTGACTTTGCCGGCTGATTGCTGCGTTGCCATACGCATCTCCTCTCTTCGGTGTCTGAAGGACTTCTGACACCACTATATAGCCATCGATTTTTTTATGCAACGGAATTGACGTATTTATTGTTTCAACATTTACTTGACGTTTCATAACGGGAGCGATATACTGACCCATGTCGGTGATCGTGATGCGGATTATCCTTCTTATTCAACTGAGCTAAGAGGTTTTCAATGGAAAAGGTTCATCTATCGTTCAAAGAGCAGATGCGGCTTGTGATACCGTATGCGTATCATAATATCAAGGAGCAGGCGCTTGTCGTTGTGCCGGTATGTCTGTATATAGTTCTGTTCCAACTTGTCATTCTCCGATACAGTATTCTACAGACCGGATTTGTCATCGGCGGTATCGTGCTTGTTTTTATCGGGCTGGCGTTCTTCCTTGAAGGCATTCGGATAGGCTTGGCCCCCATTGGAGAGATCGTTGGCAATAACCTGCCGAAGAGCAGCCCCAGCATCGTCGTTCTTATTTTTGCGTTCATGCTCGGCATATTGGCATCGTTCGGCGAGCCGGTGCTCGGCACCCTTCAGGTGGCTGCGTCCCAGCTGAAAGAGGAACATGCCCCGCTTCTCTATATGCTCCTTGTCGGTAAGCCGATGATACTGGTGGGTACGGTCGCATTCGGTGTCGGTGTCGCGGTGGTCATCGGAACGCTTCGTTTTCTCTATGGATGGAGCTTGAAGCCGATAGTGCTGCCGCTTGTGCTTATCGGCATAGTGCTCACGATAATCGCTTCGCAGGATAAAATGCTCGCATCGGCGATAGGCCTTGCCTGGGATACCGGCGCTGTCATTGTCGGTCCGGTGCTCTGTCCGCTCGTGCTCGCTCTCGGCGTGGGTGTCTGCCGCGCTTCGGGGAAAATGAATCCCACGATGGCGGGGTTCGGCATGGTCGGGCTTATCTCAGTCGTGCCTATTACCGCGGTGATAATACTGACGTTCGTTCTTTATACATTCAATAGCGATCTCAGGGCGAAAGGGCATCATGCGCCCGCAGCGCATACGAGTACCCTTGTTACGAATGTTGGCGCGCACGCCGCTCCGGCAGGGCATGCTGCCGCGGCCCCCGCGACCGAGACGCATTCTGCAGCTGCGGTACCCGATGCGGCGGCGAAGGAAGCGCTCGACAGCGCCGGTGCTGAAAAGATACAATTGCCGACGGCACTTGAGTTCACGGTCTTTTATCCCCGGCTGCGACTCCTGACATTGCCGTCCGATCTGAAGTATGCGGATTATTCCGTCAAAACGGCGCGACTGCCGGCTGAAAAAAAGAGATTATTCCTCGCTGCGTATGAGGTGAGCGATCAGCATCAGAGTATAAAGATAAAACGCGGTTTCGGGCCTGAGGTACGCGCGCAGGTGCCAGCGCTCCTCACGGAGTTGGGATATAATCTCAGGGAAAGCCCCGTCGGTATTTTTGAGCGGGTATATACCGTAACGGTGACCGACGAGAAGGCGCTTAAGGGCAGCATTACGCTCAAGAGCGATGTTCCTCCGGGCATGAAGAAACAGGTCGCCGGTATACTTGCCAGTATTGGGTATATGAATAGCGCCGCGGTATTACTCGATTCCCTTGTGCTCGGAGTGCGGGCCATCCTGCCGATATTCGCTTTTCTGTTCATCGTCATGCTTATTCTGCGGCGCAAGGGTCCACAGATCCAGCAGATAATACTGGCGCTCGTTTTTGCGATAATCGGATTGACCTTGTTCTTTTTCGGCTTGACGGCCGGCCTTGGTACGCTCGGCAATCAGATGGGAAGCCGAATGCCCGCGGCATTCCTCGACTATCTGCCGCTTTTCCCGGCCGAGACATCGCTCTACCCGACGGAGATCGGCAAAGTGATCGTTGTCATCTTTGCGGTCATACTGGGATATGGCGCAACGCTCGCAGAGCCAGCATTCAATGTGCTCGGTCAGCAGGTAGAGGATGTGACACAGGGCGCTTTCAAAAAGAACCTGTTCAGCCAAGCGGTGGCATTGGGCGTGGGTATCGGTGCAGGGCTCGGTATCGTATCTCTGCTCTATAATATCAATCTGCTGTACCTCCTGCTTCCTCCCTATGTCCTTCTGGCGATACTGACGGTGCTCAATCAGGAGATATTCGTTAATATTGCCTGGGACGGCGGTGCCGTTACGACCGGTCCGGTGACCGTTCCCTTGAAGCTTGCGCTCGGGCTTTCATTGAGCGTCGCTACCGGCGCGGGTGAGGGTTTCGGCGTGCTGGCGCTTGCCTCGGCCTATCCGGTGCTCAACATCCTGCTTCTGGGGATGTTCCTCGGCACGAGGAAGTCCAAGGTAAAAGAATTGCAGACGGCGGAGTAACACGATGAATGCGCAATACAAAAACTCAAAAGATCATTATAAGGTCACCGTAACTGTCGAGCCCGAAAAGAGCCGATCGCTCATCGATGCTGCAGTGAAACTGGGGGCTGAGCGCGTCTTTCTCGCAAAGGGACGGGGAGTGCTCCACAAGCAGAAGCTTGGTGTCATACCGCTTCCGGGAATATCGCCCTCATTCGATATCCTTACGCTGATAGTGACGAAAGAGCATCTCGAACTGCTCATGAATACCCTGGTACATGTGGGGCGGCTCCATTACTTCGGCGCCGGTGCTATTTACGCTACGAAGATACACGACACGTGGTATAACGGACCAGCTCCGTTCTCCGCGAGCGGCACTGCCGCCGCCCCGGCACA encodes the following:
- a CDS encoding magnesium transporter, with the protein product MAELDEPILNYTKQDYVSLPHDATISRALAGLRTKKLPGKIVYFYVLDAHKRLTGIVSTRSLLTSKPDARVRDIIEPSIISLPHTASVSDACEFFIMYRFLAFPVIDSHGRMLGVVDVNLFSDEIFELTDREARENVFQLIGVTADERRHRNIFRSFTARFPWLISTIAGGVICAVIANAYHATLSAYLIIALFLPLVLALAESIGIQSMTLALAGLRKKKSFGETAFTVARETMTAFTVGIASALVVAVFLFLWKHDAAASVVMLASITLAMLTAAAFGAVVPRLVHAFGKDPSIAAGPLTLALGDVMALLYYFTIARAIFSLG
- a CDS encoding DUF1538 family protein; this translates as MEKVHLSFKEQMRLVIPYAYHNIKEQALVVVPVCLYIVLFQLVILRYSILQTGFVIGGIVLVFIGLAFFLEGIRIGLAPIGEIVGNNLPKSSPSIVVLIFAFMLGILASFGEPVLGTLQVAASQLKEEHAPLLYMLLVGKPMILVGTVAFGVGVAVVIGTLRFLYGWSLKPIVLPLVLIGIVLTIIASQDKMLASAIGLAWDTGAVIVGPVLCPLVLALGVGVCRASGKMNPTMAGFGMVGLISVVPITAVIILTFVLYTFNSDLRAKGHHAPAAHTSTLVTNVGAHAAPAGHAAAAPATETHSAAAVPDAAAKEALDSAGAEKIQLPTALEFTVFYPRLRLLTLPSDLKYADYSVKTARLPAEKKRLFLAAYEVSDQHQSIKIKRGFGPEVRAQVPALLTELGYNLRESPVGIFERVYTVTVTDEKALKGSITLKSDVPPGMKKQVAGILASIGYMNSAAVLLDSLVLGVRAILPIFAFLFIVMLILRRKGPQIQQIILALVFAIIGLTLFFFGLTAGLGTLGNQMGSRMPAAFLDYLPLFPAETSLYPTEIGKVIVVIFAVILGYGATLAEPAFNVLGQQVEDVTQGAFKKNLFSQAVALGVGIGAGLGIVSLLYNINLLYLLLPPYVLLAILTVLNQEIFVNIAWDGGAVTTGPVTVPLKLALGLSLSVATGAGEGFGVLALASAYPVLNILLLGMFLGTRKSKVKELQTAE
- a CDS encoding DUF1538 domain-containing protein, producing the protein MATQQSAGKVKISFKQTVDMLGPYAWKKVLDQIKSVSLIVVYLVLFQTLILGVSISHALVVAFGIGVVVIGLALFMEGLFLGLMPLGEICGVKLPQKTVLPVILIFAILLGIGATLAEPAIGVLKMAGSSVKAWDAPLLFLILNKNSGYLVAAVGGGVGIAVMFGMLRFLYNWSLKPFIYVLYAIGGGISIWAFFEPNLIYVTGLAWDCGGVTTGPVTVPLVLALGIGISRVASKGDSGGAGGFGVVTLASAFPVLAVMGLGMLFLPGVPLPMKDVAFFSADNRAKVTSLFTSENEMRNYCLKNASPKAQLAAFNDDPKNMLNYVAELGTNESMRTLCFGSTAVFTDWLLKSGSQEQRLAVYGTPEKVKEAIEHLLANAPPAFNWKDIFTRNGIGAVQAILPLSLFLVLVLLLVLREKMKRADEIFLGIFLAVIGMSLFNIGIELGLSRLGSEVGTKLPSSFKAIEMPEQTQNIRDFDPSIVNKAVTPDGTVHEFFYQKTKGSYAMTPYKSNNFDAATSQYSYTPVRGPLFGFVGGLIMVLFFAFMMGYGATLAEPALNALGATVEELTVGTFKKSLLMQAVAIGVGVGIAFGVVKIVFDWPLIWMLVPPYLILVVLTIISNEDFVNIGWDSAGVTTGPVTVPLVLAMGLGVSSQVGVVEGFGILALASAWPILSVLIVGLVVTMKRKSALTESVKAA
- a CDS encoding potassium transporter Kup, which encodes METPERKRIAPLAIGALGVVFGDIGTSPLYTLRECFAPHYGLSFSYADVCGILSLIFWALILVVTSKYVIFIMRADNQGEGGILSLLALIIANRDIKKAIVPIVVVGLVGMTLLLAEGMITPAITVLGAVEGLETAAAGFKPFVIPICIIIIVGLFLLQRRGTGFIGIIFGPLMIIWFLAIGVLGVNSIIKSPEVLWAINPYYAVQFFLAHKLAGALVLGAVVLAITGAEALYADLGHFGKSPIRFAWLFLVFPSLILNYFGQGAAVLRHGEAAVANPFYYLAPSWALYPLIVIATIAAIIASQALISGAFSLVQQAMQLGYVPKMKIVHTSYAMHGQIYIPTVNFALMFACVFLVLFFKSSSNLAAAYGISVMGTMTCTSILFTVLSRQVWKWPLMLTLMVCIEFFIVDLSFFSANVYKVANGGWFPIIAAIVFFTLMQTWKRGSTEIHRIMSAGSVPFDNFLMGLAKKQYDVVRIPGTAVFMIGNLKNKLSVLLHHLKHNRILHETVIMLSIGFEKVPSIDPGERLTITRYTEGFVEIRTRFGYMESPKIDEVIDLCNKNGFSLDAQQISFYVGRVSIGISDKPGSARWPRKLFRFMHRNAESAIDYFGIPPGRVIEVGTQIVL